The Arthrobacter sp. NicSoilC5 genome has a window encoding:
- the glyA gene encoding serine hydroxymethyltransferase has product MTTTATSTTAVSNQPLAELDPEIAAVLEQELGRQRGTLEMIASENFAPRAVMEAQGSVLTNKYAEGYPGRRYYGGCEYVDVAEQLAIDRVKALFGAEFANVQPHSGAQANAAALSAMITPGDKILGLSLAHGGHLTHGMKLNFSGKLYNVAAYQVEEDNFRIDMDKLREQAIAEKPQVIIAGWSAYPRHLDFAAFRSIADEVGALLWTDMAHFAGLVAAGLHPSPVPHSDVVTSTVHKTLAGPRSGVILAKEQWAKKLNSSVFPGQQGGPLMHVIAAKAVAFKIAGTQEFKERQERVLEGARIIADRLNQADVAEAGVSVLTGGTDVHLVLVDLRNSQLDGQQAEDLLHSVGITVNRNAVPFDPRPPMVTSGLRIGTPALATRGFGANEFTEVAEIIATALKAGSSADVEALQARVDKLAADFPLYPQHEQW; this is encoded by the coding sequence GTGACTACTACAGCCACCTCAACCACAGCCGTCAGCAACCAGCCGCTGGCTGAGCTTGACCCCGAAATTGCCGCAGTCCTTGAGCAGGAGCTCGGCCGCCAGCGCGGCACCCTGGAAATGATTGCTTCCGAGAACTTCGCGCCCCGCGCCGTGATGGAAGCCCAGGGCTCCGTCCTCACCAACAAGTACGCCGAGGGCTACCCGGGCCGCCGCTACTACGGCGGCTGCGAATACGTCGACGTTGCAGAACAGCTGGCCATCGACCGGGTCAAGGCCCTGTTCGGCGCCGAGTTCGCCAACGTCCAGCCGCACTCCGGTGCGCAGGCCAACGCCGCCGCGCTCTCCGCCATGATCACCCCCGGCGACAAGATCCTGGGCCTGTCCCTGGCCCACGGCGGCCACCTGACCCACGGCATGAAGCTGAACTTCTCCGGCAAGCTGTACAACGTGGCTGCCTACCAGGTGGAGGAAGACAACTTCCGCATCGATATGGACAAGCTCCGCGAGCAGGCCATCGCCGAAAAGCCCCAGGTCATCATTGCCGGCTGGTCCGCTTACCCACGCCACCTGGACTTCGCCGCCTTCCGCTCCATCGCCGATGAAGTGGGCGCGCTCCTCTGGACCGACATGGCACACTTCGCCGGCCTGGTGGCAGCCGGCCTGCACCCCAGCCCGGTGCCGCACTCCGACGTCGTCACCTCCACCGTGCACAAGACCCTCGCCGGTCCCCGCTCGGGCGTGATCCTTGCCAAGGAACAGTGGGCCAAGAAGCTCAACTCCAGCGTCTTCCCGGGCCAGCAGGGCGGCCCGCTGATGCACGTCATCGCTGCCAAGGCCGTGGCCTTCAAGATCGCCGGCACCCAGGAATTCAAGGAGCGCCAGGAGCGCGTCCTGGAAGGCGCCAGGATCATCGCCGACCGCCTGAACCAGGCCGACGTCGCCGAAGCCGGCGTCTCCGTCCTCACCGGCGGCACCGACGTGCACCTGGTGCTGGTTGACCTTCGCAACTCGCAGCTGGACGGCCAGCAGGCCGAGGACCTCCTGCACTCCGTGGGCATCACCGTCAACCGCAACGCCGTGCCGTTCGACCCCCGCCCGCCGATGGTCACCTCCGGCCTGCGCATCGGCACCCCGGCCCTGGCCACCCGCGGCTTCGGCGCCAACGAGTTCACCGAGGTTGCCGAGATCATCGCCACCGCCCTCAAGGCAGGCAGCAGCGCCGACGTCGAGGCCCTCCAGGCCCGCGTGGACAAGCTGGCGGCCGACTTCCCGCTCTACCCGCAGCACGAGCAGTGGTAA
- a CDS encoding bifunctional methylenetetrahydrofolate dehydrogenase/methenyltetrahydrofolate cyclohydrolase produces the protein MTETTTAQILDGKATAAAIKAELTERVAALKAKGVTPGIATVLVGADPASQLYVSMKHKQSVQIGMNSIQRELPADATQEQVEALIDELNADPACHGYIVQLPLPKHLDTDAILERIDPAKDADGLHPTNLGRLVLNVNNKITTPLPCTPRGVIELLERNGYSLAGKHVVVVGRGVTIGRSIGLLLTRRDVNATVTLTHTGTTNLSELLKQADVIVGAAGVKHIVKAADVKPGAALLDVGVTRETDPETGKSRVYGDIDPAAAEVAGWISPNPGGVGPMTVALLMTNVVEAAERAAGVGE, from the coding sequence ATGACTGAAACCACAACCGCACAGATCCTTGACGGCAAGGCCACCGCCGCTGCCATCAAGGCCGAGCTGACCGAACGCGTGGCCGCACTCAAGGCCAAGGGCGTCACTCCCGGCATCGCCACTGTGCTGGTGGGCGCCGACCCTGCCTCGCAGCTGTATGTCTCCATGAAGCACAAGCAGTCGGTGCAGATCGGGATGAACTCCATCCAGCGCGAGCTCCCGGCGGACGCCACCCAGGAACAGGTAGAGGCCCTCATTGACGAACTCAATGCGGACCCCGCCTGCCACGGGTACATCGTGCAGCTGCCGCTGCCCAAGCACCTGGACACGGACGCCATCCTGGAGCGGATCGACCCCGCCAAGGACGCCGACGGGCTGCACCCCACTAACCTTGGCCGGCTGGTGCTGAACGTCAACAACAAGATCACCACCCCGCTGCCGTGCACCCCGCGGGGAGTCATCGAGCTGCTGGAGCGCAACGGGTACAGCCTGGCCGGCAAGCACGTGGTGGTGGTGGGCCGCGGCGTCACCATCGGCCGCTCGATCGGCCTGCTGCTCACGCGGCGGGACGTCAACGCCACCGTGACCCTGACCCACACCGGCACCACCAACCTCTCGGAGCTGCTGAAGCAGGCGGACGTCATTGTGGGCGCGGCGGGCGTGAAGCACATCGTCAAGGCCGCGGACGTGAAGCCGGGCGCTGCCCTGCTGGACGTCGGCGTCACCCGCGAGACCGATCCGGAGACCGGCAAGAGCCGCGTCTACGGGGACATCGATCCTGCCGCTGCCGAGGTGGCCGGCTGGATCTCACCGAACCCCGGTGGAGTAGGCCCCATGACCGTGGCGCTGCTGATGACCAACGTTGTGGAGGCTGCCGAACGCGCAGCAGGCGTCGGGGAGTAG
- a CDS encoding sensor histidine kinase: MQRRFRGPPTAVIVVVVAVIQVAGSAFATVRQPGHAPLDPLALALLLLGPAALAFRRRAPLVMLPVAAGATAAYLALGYAWGPVVLSFALALIMTAAAGKRAVAWSGAAAGILALFLAAARSGDEAAFVRAFAGSSWLAILVLIGEGVRFRGERVAERRRQEAAAEQAARDEYRLALARDIHDVVAHSLSLINVRASVALHLGEKDPAQFRPALETIKAASRESLAEVRQLLGVLREDAPLSPTSRPSLARVPEVVDNARRAGLDVRFQGGPDLDHVPAAAQEAAYRIVQEALTNVVRHSGARTARVSIHAAKGELLVTIDDDGAGAGTAPDGNGITGMRERVAALGGRLELGPAQSGTGWRVRAVLPLAADAGQGPG, encoded by the coding sequence ATGCAGCGCCGATTCAGGGGACCACCCACCGCCGTCATCGTGGTGGTGGTCGCCGTGATCCAGGTGGCGGGGTCGGCGTTCGCGACGGTGCGCCAGCCTGGACACGCGCCGCTGGACCCCCTGGCGCTGGCATTGCTGCTGCTGGGGCCCGCCGCGCTGGCTTTCCGCCGGCGCGCGCCGCTGGTGATGCTGCCCGTTGCCGCCGGGGCCACCGCAGCCTACCTTGCCCTGGGCTACGCGTGGGGCCCGGTGGTCCTCTCCTTTGCGCTGGCACTGATCATGACGGCGGCGGCCGGAAAGCGCGCTGTGGCATGGTCCGGGGCCGCGGCGGGAATCCTGGCATTGTTTTTGGCCGCCGCGCGCAGCGGCGATGAAGCGGCGTTCGTCCGCGCCTTCGCCGGGTCCTCATGGCTGGCCATCCTGGTCCTGATCGGGGAAGGGGTGCGGTTCCGCGGCGAACGGGTGGCCGAACGGCGCCGCCAGGAGGCCGCGGCGGAGCAGGCTGCCCGCGACGAATACCGGCTTGCCCTGGCGCGGGACATCCATGACGTGGTGGCCCATTCGCTGTCCCTGATCAATGTCCGGGCCTCGGTGGCGCTGCACCTGGGCGAGAAGGATCCGGCGCAGTTCCGCCCTGCCCTGGAGACCATCAAGGCAGCGAGCAGGGAATCACTGGCTGAAGTCCGCCAGCTGCTGGGCGTGCTCCGGGAAGATGCGCCGTTGAGCCCCACCAGCCGGCCCAGCCTGGCCCGGGTCCCGGAAGTCGTTGACAACGCGCGGCGGGCCGGGCTCGATGTCCGGTTCCAGGGCGGCCCGGACCTGGACCACGTTCCCGCTGCAGCCCAGGAAGCGGCATACCGGATTGTGCAGGAGGCCCTGACCAATGTGGTCCGGCATTCCGGGGCGCGGACGGCCCGGGTCTCCATCCACGCGGCGAAAGGGGAACTGCTGGTGACCATTGACGACGACGGCGCCGGGGCCGGCACAGCGCCTGACGGCAACGGCATCACCGGCATGCGGGAGCGGGTGGCGGCTTTGGGCGGCAGGCTTGAGCTGGGGCCGGCGCAGTCCGGTACGGGCTGGCGGGTCCGCGCGGTTCTCCCGCTGGCCGCTGATGCAGGGCAGGGACCAGGATGA
- a CDS encoding response regulator transcription factor: protein MISILLADDQNLIRAGFRALLDAEADMKVVAECGTGRDAVRLARQWHPDVVLMDIRMPDGDGLEATRQILSDAALPGTRVVILTTFELDDYITEAVRAGAAGFLVKDTEPAELLRAVRIVHDGDALLSPSVTRRIMAQVARNSRAAEPPVALDRITDREREVLQLVGEGLNNAEIAGRLFITPLTAKTHVSRIMAKLMVRDRAQLVVLAYESGLVRPGWAG from the coding sequence ATGATCAGCATCCTGCTGGCCGATGACCAGAACCTGATCCGTGCGGGCTTCCGGGCTCTGCTGGACGCCGAAGCCGACATGAAGGTTGTAGCCGAATGCGGGACCGGGCGCGACGCGGTGCGGCTGGCCCGCCAGTGGCATCCCGACGTGGTCCTGATGGATATCCGCATGCCGGACGGTGACGGCCTGGAGGCTACGCGGCAGATCCTCTCCGATGCGGCGCTGCCAGGTACCCGGGTGGTCATTCTCACCACCTTCGAGCTGGACGACTACATCACCGAGGCGGTGCGGGCCGGGGCCGCCGGTTTCCTGGTCAAGGACACTGAACCGGCCGAGCTGCTGCGCGCAGTCCGCATTGTGCACGACGGAGACGCGCTGCTGTCGCCCTCGGTGACCCGGCGGATCATGGCCCAGGTGGCGCGGAACTCCCGCGCCGCCGAACCGCCGGTGGCACTGGACCGCATCACCGACCGGGAACGGGAAGTCCTCCAGCTTGTGGGGGAGGGTTTGAACAACGCGGAAATCGCCGGACGCCTGTTCATCACTCCGCTCACGGCAAAGACGCATGTCTCGCGGATCATGGCGAAGCTGATGGTCAGGGACAGGGCGCAGCTGGTGGTGCTGGCCTACGAATCCGGCCTGGTCCGGCCCGGCTGGGCCGGCTGA
- a CDS encoding exodeoxyribonuclease III, with amino-acid sequence MSSALNKDHLRIASVNVNGLRAAYKNGMAAWLEPREVDILCLQEVRAPDAIVRQLLGEGWHILHAEAEAKGRAGVAIASRQEPLETRNGIGDDYFATAGRWVEADFRVPDAAGNPVQLTVASAYVHSGEVGTPKQDDKYRFLDVMSTRLPELTKHSDHALVVGDLNVAHTPRDIRNSKGNLKKAGHLPEERAYFDRFFGEEIGWHDVHRNLAGDVDGPYTWWSWRGKAFDNDTGWRIDYHMATPGLAASAISAVVDRAATWDTRFSDHAPLVVDYQL; translated from the coding sequence GTGAGCTCGGCATTGAACAAGGACCACCTTCGCATCGCATCAGTCAACGTCAACGGCCTCCGGGCTGCCTACAAAAACGGCATGGCGGCGTGGCTGGAACCGCGCGAAGTGGATATCCTCTGCCTGCAGGAAGTGCGCGCCCCTGACGCGATCGTCCGGCAGCTGCTCGGCGAAGGCTGGCATATCCTGCACGCCGAGGCGGAAGCAAAAGGCCGTGCCGGCGTCGCCATCGCCTCCCGCCAGGAGCCGCTCGAAACCAGGAACGGCATTGGGGATGACTACTTCGCCACCGCCGGGCGCTGGGTGGAGGCCGATTTCCGCGTCCCTGACGCTGCGGGAAACCCCGTCCAGCTCACCGTTGCCAGCGCCTACGTGCACTCCGGCGAGGTAGGGACTCCCAAGCAGGACGACAAGTACCGCTTCCTTGACGTCATGAGCACCCGGCTTCCGGAGCTGACCAAGCACAGCGACCATGCGCTGGTGGTGGGGGACCTGAACGTCGCCCACACGCCCCGGGACATCAGGAACTCCAAGGGCAACCTCAAGAAGGCCGGCCACCTGCCGGAGGAACGCGCGTACTTCGACCGGTTCTTTGGTGAGGAAATCGGCTGGCATGACGTCCACCGGAACCTTGCCGGCGACGTCGACGGGCCATACACATGGTGGTCCTGGCGCGGCAAGGCGTTCGACAACGACACCGGGTGGCGCATCGACTACCACATGGCCACCCCCGGACTGGCAGCATCCGCCATTTCCGCCGTTGTCGACCGTGCAGCCACCTGGGATACCCGCTTCTCCGATCACGCCCCGCTGGTAGTGGACTACCAGCTCTAA
- the trpS gene encoding tryptophan--tRNA ligase, with amino-acid sequence MTTQTPSTAKKRILSGAKPTADSLHLGNYIGAVRNWVDMQAEYDAVFFIPDLHAITVDFDPAELAKRTRIVAAQYIAAGIDPDKSIFFVQSHVPEHAQLAWALNCITGFGEASRMTQFKDKTQKSGADAATLGLFAYPTLMAADILLYQSDLVPVGEDQRQHLELTRNLAQRFNTRFGHTFTVPEATIVKESAKIYDLQNPSAKMSKTGESPNGAIQLLEDPKIAAKRIKSAVTDAGTDIRFDAEEKPGVSNLLTIYSSLTGKSVAELEAEYQGKMYGHLKVDLAEVVVDFITPLRNRTNELMADPAELDRLLALGAERAREIASVTLGQAYQRMGFLPSLSLAGVR; translated from the coding sequence ATGACCACCCAGACTCCCTCCACTGCCAAGAAGCGCATCCTTTCCGGCGCCAAGCCCACCGCGGATTCCCTGCACCTGGGCAACTACATCGGCGCCGTGCGCAACTGGGTGGACATGCAGGCGGAATACGACGCCGTCTTCTTCATCCCGGACCTGCATGCCATCACGGTGGATTTCGATCCCGCCGAACTGGCCAAGCGCACCCGCATTGTGGCGGCGCAGTACATCGCCGCCGGCATCGACCCGGACAAGAGCATCTTCTTTGTCCAGTCCCATGTCCCGGAGCACGCACAGCTTGCCTGGGCGCTGAACTGCATCACCGGCTTCGGTGAGGCGTCCCGGATGACCCAGTTCAAGGACAAGACCCAGAAGTCGGGCGCTGACGCCGCAACGCTGGGCCTGTTCGCCTACCCCACGCTGATGGCCGCGGATATCCTCCTGTACCAGAGCGATCTGGTGCCGGTCGGCGAGGACCAGCGGCAGCACCTGGAACTGACCCGGAACCTCGCGCAGCGTTTCAACACCCGGTTTGGCCACACCTTCACGGTTCCCGAGGCGACGATCGTCAAGGAAAGCGCCAAGATCTACGACCTCCAGAACCCCAGCGCCAAGATGTCCAAGACGGGGGAGTCCCCCAACGGTGCCATCCAGCTGCTGGAGGATCCCAAGATCGCCGCCAAGCGCATCAAATCGGCAGTGACGGACGCGGGCACGGACATCCGCTTTGACGCCGAGGAGAAGCCCGGGGTCTCCAACCTGCTGACCATCTACTCTTCCCTGACCGGGAAGTCGGTGGCGGAGCTCGAAGCCGAGTACCAGGGGAAGATGTACGGCCACCTCAAGGTGGACCTCGCGGAGGTGGTGGTGGACTTCATCACCCCGCTCCGCAACCGGACCAACGAGCTGATGGCTGATCCCGCCGAGCTTGACCGGCTGCTGGCCCTCGGTGCGGAACGGGCCCGGGAAATTGCCTCCGTCACGCTGGGCCAAGCATACCAGCGCATGGGCTTCCTGCCGTCCCTCAGCCTCGCAGGAGTCCGCTAG
- a CDS encoding 2'-5' RNA ligase family protein, which produces MPRSDEISVGVILGFPAEIADELQRWRASFGDPLAGVVPAHITLVTTTPTQDWEATRRHVREVARCQSPFMVTIAGTGTFRPVSPVVFINVEDGFEECVDLHRKLQQGPLHRELPFAYHPHVTIAHDVAPESLDEAETVLKNYRATFPVVSMGLYEHDADGIWQLREELDFGTETDNHAGTSFTDAAADTTTEGG; this is translated from the coding sequence ATGCCCCGCAGCGACGAAATCAGTGTGGGCGTCATCCTGGGCTTTCCCGCCGAGATAGCTGACGAACTGCAGCGCTGGCGCGCGTCCTTTGGCGATCCCCTGGCCGGGGTGGTGCCCGCGCACATCACGCTGGTCACCACCACTCCCACCCAGGACTGGGAGGCCACCCGCCGGCACGTCCGCGAGGTGGCCCGCTGCCAGAGCCCCTTCATGGTGACCATCGCCGGAACCGGAACTTTCCGGCCGGTTTCGCCGGTGGTGTTCATCAACGTGGAGGACGGCTTCGAGGAGTGCGTGGACCTGCACCGCAAGCTGCAGCAGGGTCCCCTTCACCGGGAACTGCCCTTTGCTTACCATCCCCACGTCACCATCGCCCATGATGTCGCCCCTGAAAGCCTGGATGAAGCCGAAACGGTGCTGAAGAACTACAGGGCCACCTTCCCCGTGGTTAGCATGGGACTCTATGAGCATGATGCCGACGGCATCTGGCAGCTACGGGAAGAGCTGGACTTTGGGACCGAAACTGACAACCACGCCGGCACCAGCTTCACGGACGCTGCCGCGGACACCACAACCGAAGGCGGCTGA
- a CDS encoding YihY/virulence factor BrkB family protein, with the protein MEWGKARRAGGGVVPGLMALIQWLLAKLNTLRPMRAFQHYNLQHGPLLSAGIGFRMFFSITGLLTTGFSIAGLVLSGQPALLDTIVATVAHSAPGLLKLGNGDGLVDPKDLLNPGGLGWTAVIAAVVTIITSLGWINGMRDGLRGVLQLPPLVVNPILVRLRDAGTLLLLGLALVISAGASLVFGTAAGWVVGFLHLSDAVAGPLTTSVKIVVPLVLNWVTALIMFRLAAGLKLSRQALLEGTILAAVGTTVLQIFSTELLAGASRNPILASFAIIIGLLIWFNLVSQVYLVSAGWSAIREADLESGGAPRKTILGARRATPQT; encoded by the coding sequence ATGGAATGGGGAAAAGCCAGGAGAGCGGGCGGCGGCGTGGTGCCGGGCCTGATGGCACTGATCCAGTGGCTGCTGGCCAAACTCAACACCTTGCGCCCCATGCGGGCCTTCCAGCACTACAACCTCCAGCACGGGCCCCTGCTGAGCGCCGGCATTGGCTTCCGGATGTTCTTCTCCATCACCGGCCTCCTCACCACCGGGTTTTCGATAGCCGGGCTTGTCCTCAGCGGACAGCCGGCCCTCCTCGACACCATTGTTGCCACGGTGGCGCACAGCGCCCCCGGCCTCCTGAAACTCGGCAACGGGGACGGACTGGTGGACCCGAAGGACCTCCTGAACCCGGGCGGCCTTGGCTGGACGGCGGTTATTGCCGCTGTGGTCACCATCATCACCTCGCTGGGCTGGATCAACGGGATGAGGGACGGGCTGCGCGGGGTGCTGCAACTTCCTCCGCTTGTGGTCAACCCCATCCTGGTGCGGCTGCGCGACGCCGGTACCCTGCTGCTGCTGGGGCTGGCCCTGGTGATCAGCGCGGGCGCCTCCCTTGTCTTCGGCACGGCGGCGGGTTGGGTGGTGGGTTTCCTGCATCTCAGCGACGCCGTGGCCGGTCCCCTCACCACGTCCGTCAAGATCGTGGTGCCTCTGGTCCTGAACTGGGTCACCGCGCTGATCATGTTCCGGCTCGCCGCCGGACTGAAACTGTCCCGGCAGGCGCTGCTCGAAGGCACCATCCTGGCCGCCGTAGGCACTACCGTTCTGCAGATCTTCAGCACTGAGCTGCTGGCAGGTGCCAGCCGGAACCCAATCCTGGCCTCATTCGCCATCATCATCGGACTGCTGATCTGGTTCAACCTGGTCAGCCAGGTCTACCTTGTCTCAGCCGGGTGGTCGGCGATCCGTGAGGCTGACCTGGAGTCCGGCGGCGCTCCGCGGAAAACCATCCTCGGCGCGCGGCGGGCCACGCCCCAGACCTGA